One Phoenix dactylifera cultivar Barhee BC4 chromosome 8, palm_55x_up_171113_PBpolish2nd_filt_p, whole genome shotgun sequence genomic window carries:
- the LOC103708257 gene encoding beta-glucosidase BoGH3B-like — protein sequence MMASSRCHLFILLFICFSVAMGGSDYLKYKDPKQPLNVRINDLLSRMTLAEKIGQMSQIARENASYDVIKNYSIGSVLSGGGSVPAPKASAETWMNMITVMQKAALSTRLGIPMIYGIDAVHGHNNAYNATIFPHNIGLGAARDPALVKKIGAATALEVRATGIPYAFAPCVAVCRDPRWGRCYESYSEDPKVVEEMTEIIPGLQGDIPANSRKGVPFVAGQRNVAACAKHYVGDGGTYMGINENNTIISPHGLFSIHMPPYYDAIIKGISTVMVSYSSWNGEKMHANHYLVTKFLKGLLHFRGFVITDWEGLDRITSPPHANYSYSIQAGISAGIDMVMIPYAFKEFRDDLTYQVQNNIIPMSRIDDAVRRILRVKFTMGLFENPFPDPSLADQLGKKEHRELAREAVRKSLVLLKNGKSGDSPMLPLPKKTQKILIAGSHADNLGYQCGGWTISWQGLSGNNLTTGTTILNAIQSTVDAETEVIYSENPDSELISSNKFSYAIVVVGEHPYAETDGDNLNLTIPDPGSKVIQNVCSSIKCVVILISGRPLVVEPYIDEMDAFVAAWLPGTEGQGVADVLFGDYGFSGKLPRTWFRSVDQLPMNVGDPHYDPLFPFGFGLTTEPVHAN from the exons ATGATGGCAAGTTCCCGGTGTCATCTATTCATTCTTCTATTCATATGTTTCTCGGTGGCAATGGGAGGATCAGATTATTTGAAGTATAAGGACCCTAAGCAACCACTGAATGTTCGTATCAATGATTTATTAAGCCGGATGACTCTTGCCGAGAAGATTGGGCAAATGTCACAAATTGCAAGGGAAAATGCTTCATATGATGTCATAAAGAATTATTCTATAG GTAGTGTACTCAGTGGAGGAGGAAGTGTGCCTGCACCTAAGGCTTCTGCTGAGACATGGATGAATATGATAACTGTGATGCAGAAGGCAGCTCTGTCTACACGTCTGGGAATTCCAATGATTTATGGCATCGATGCTGTTCATGGCCACAATAATGCCTACAATGCCACCATTTTCCCACACAATATTGGGCTTGGAGCTGCGAG ggatccagCGCTTGTGAAGAAAATTGGTGCAGCTACTGCTCTTGAAGTTAGAGCAACAGGCATTCCTTATGCTTTTGCTCCATGTGTCGCG GTCTGTAGAGATCCGCGATGGGGTCGTTGTTATGAGAGCTACAGTGAAGATCCGAAGGTCGTCGAGGAAATGACAGAGATAATTCCTGGCTTACAAGGAGATATTCCAGCAAATTCTCGAAAAGGAGTTCCATTTGTAGCGGGACA GAGGAATGTTGCTGCATGTGCCAAACACTATGTTGGTGATGGAGGAACATATATGGGCATTAATGAGAACAACACCATCATTAGTCCTCACGGTTTGTTTAGTATCCACATGCCTCCTTACTACGATGCTATCATCAAAGGTATCTCTACAGTGATGGTTTCCTATTCAAGCTGGAATGGAGAAAAAATGCATGCCAACCATTACCTAGTGACTAAGTTCCTCAAAGGCCTGCTACATTTCAGG GGTTTTGTGATCACCGATTGGGAGGGACTAGACAGGATCACCAGTCCTCCACATGCAAATTACTCCTACTCGATCCAGGCTGGAATTAGTGCCGGCATTGACATG GTAATGATTCCTTATGCTTTCAAAGAGTTCAGGGATGACCTGACCTACCAAGTTCAGAACAACATCATCCCCATGAGTCGAATCGACGATGCTGTTAGAAGGATCCTTCGGGTCAAGTTCACCATGGGTTTGTTTGAGAACCCCTTCCCTGATCCTAGCTTAGCCGATCAGCTTGGGAAAAAG GAGCACCGCGAGCTTGCGAGGGAAGCCGTGAGGAAATCACTTGTGCTGTTGAAGAATGGAAAGTCCGGCGACAGTCCAATGCTGCCACTTCCTAAGAAGACACAGAAAATCCTGATTGCTGGAAGCCATGCTGATAACCTTGGCTATCAGTGTGGAGGGTGGACAATCAGTTGGCAGGGACTTAGTGGGAACAATCTCACAACCG GAACCACAATCCTCAATGCTATTCAGTCCACTGTTGATGCAGAAACTGAGGTCATCTACTCTGAGAACCCTGACAGTGAGTTGATCTCAAGTAACAAGTTTTCATATGCTATTGTTGTGGTTGGAGAACATCCATATGCAGAAACAGATGGTGACAATTTGAACCTCACAATACCTGACCCTGGCTCAAAGGTGATCCAAAATGTTTGCAGCAGCATCAAATGTGTTGTCATACTGATCTCCGGGCGGCCGCTCGTCGTCGAGCCATATATCGACGAAATGGATGCATTTGTGGCTGCATGGCTTCCTGGAACTGAAGGCCAGGGTGTGGCTGATGTTCTCTTTGGTGACTATGGGTTCTCCGGCAAGCTCCCCCGGACGTGGTTCAGGTCTGTGGATCAGCTCCCAATGAACGTGGGCGACCCGCATTACGACCCACTCTTCCCATTTGGATTTGGGCTTACAACAGAGCCAGTGCATGCAAACTAG